In Maritimibacter sp. DP1N21-5, a genomic segment contains:
- a CDS encoding heme biosynthesis protein HemY has product MLWSLFKIVLFVVLIGAATMGAVYLLETDGGIRIDVGAQEFNLGALQAAIALIVLVVVLYLFLKLASLIVAIVRFLNGDETAISRAFDRNRERKGYEALAEGMMALASGEERVAITKATKAERYLRRPELTNLITAQAAEMAGDRRKATEVYKRLLADERTRFVGVRGLMKQKLEEGDTGTALKLAEKAFQLKPQHAETGDVLLALQATQNDWHGARETLGKKVKTGALPKDVGKRRDAVLALQEAKGIFEDGNSIRAREAAIEANKKSPDLIPGAVLASKSYLGQDNPRYAARVLTKTWKVNPHPDIAEAFAEIEPNETPEARIKRFAPFFKAHPDHPETKMLKAELHLAAEDFVEAKKALGDLPDVHPTQRNLSLLAAAERGMGTADAEVRAILARAVVAPRGFQWVCDKCHQVHGDWTPVCVNCGAFDTLSWKEPDEKAVKMPGGAKMDALLVGGPEIGPEPGDVLHAGESGIDMQPETQAAAVEVLDQDPKESAEAKRAS; this is encoded by the coding sequence ATGCTCTGGTCCCTTTTCAAGATCGTCCTGTTCGTCGTCCTGATCGGCGCGGCCACGATGGGCGCCGTCTACCTGTTGGAGACGGATGGCGGCATCCGCATCGACGTGGGTGCGCAGGAGTTCAACCTCGGCGCCCTGCAGGCCGCGATTGCGCTGATCGTTCTGGTGGTGGTGCTCTACCTTTTCCTGAAGCTCGCAAGCCTGATCGTGGCCATCGTACGGTTCCTGAACGGGGACGAGACGGCGATTTCGCGGGCCTTCGACCGTAACCGCGAACGCAAGGGCTACGAGGCGCTCGCGGAGGGAATGATGGCGCTCGCGTCGGGTGAAGAGCGCGTCGCGATTACCAAGGCGACCAAGGCCGAGCGTTACCTGCGTCGTCCGGAACTGACCAACCTCATCACGGCTCAGGCCGCAGAAATGGCCGGCGACCGGCGCAAGGCGACCGAGGTTTACAAGCGGTTGCTTGCGGACGAACGGACCCGGTTCGTCGGGGTGCGCGGACTCATGAAGCAAAAACTGGAAGAAGGTGACACGGGCACCGCGCTCAAGCTCGCCGAGAAGGCATTCCAGTTGAAGCCGCAGCATGCCGAGACGGGAGATGTGCTTCTGGCCTTGCAAGCGACACAGAACGACTGGCACGGCGCGCGGGAGACACTGGGGAAGAAGGTGAAGACCGGCGCGCTTCCGAAGGATGTGGGCAAGCGGCGCGATGCAGTGCTGGCTTTGCAGGAGGCCAAGGGGATCTTCGAGGACGGCAATTCCATCCGGGCCCGTGAGGCGGCGATCGAGGCGAACAAGAAGTCGCCCGACCTCATTCCCGGTGCGGTTCTGGCGTCGAAATCCTACCTCGGTCAGGACAACCCGCGCTATGCTGCACGGGTGTTGACCAAGACCTGGAAAGTCAATCCGCATCCCGACATTGCCGAAGCCTTTGCCGAGATCGAGCCGAACGAGACCCCGGAGGCGCGGATCAAACGCTTCGCCCCATTCTTCAAGGCGCATCCGGACCATCCGGAAACCAAGATGCTGAAAGCAGAGCTCCACCTCGCCGCCGAGGATTTCGTGGAGGCCAAGAAGGCGCTGGGCGATCTGCCGGACGTGCACCCGACGCAACGGAACCTGTCGCTTCTGGCAGCCGCAGAACGCGGCATGGGGACTGCCGACGCGGAAGTGCGTGCCATCCTCGCACGCGCCGTCGTCGCGCCGCGCGGGTTCCAGTGGGTTTGCGACAAGTGCCACCAGGTGCACGGCGACTGGACGCCGGTCTGCGTGAACTGCGGGGCCTTCGACACGCTGTCGTGGAAAGAACCGGATGAGAAGGCCGTGAAGATGCCCGGCGGTGCGAAGATGGACGCACTTCTTGTTGGTGGTCCCGAGATCGGGCCCGAGCCCGGCGATGTCCTGCACGCGGGCGAATCCGGGATCGACATGCAGCCCGAGACACAGGCGGCGGCGGTCGAAGTCCTTGATCAGGACCCCAAGGAATCCGCCGAGGCGAAACGGGCAAGCTGA
- a CDS encoding NAD(P)H-dependent glycerol-3-phosphate dehydrogenase, with protein MSVSILGAGAFGTSLAIAIARNGTPVTLWARDAGDMATRRENTRRLPSFPFPEGLTVTEDLTEGLADLVLLAVPMQQLRGFLAEHCDVLAGRTLIATCKGIDLTTHQGPAEIIAERCPTATPALLSGPSFAVDVAAGLPTALTIAAADPEPLQRRLNGGNLRLYRSTDLVGVETGGAMKNVIAIACGLAIGAGLGESARAALLTRGFAEMNRFAIWRGAEPDTLAGLSGFGDLALTSTSEKSRNYAFGLALGRGETPGSAGTVEGRATARAVSNAARDAGIEMPITDMVVAVIDGKLSITEASEMLLARPLKEE; from the coding sequence ATGAGTGTTTCAATCCTTGGCGCTGGCGCTTTCGGCACGTCCCTGGCCATCGCCATCGCGCGCAACGGGACCCCGGTCACGCTCTGGGCCCGCGATGCCGGCGACATGGCGACCCGCCGCGAAAACACGCGCCGGTTGCCGTCTTTTCCCTTTCCCGAGGGACTGACAGTTACCGAGGATCTGACCGAAGGCTTGGCCGACCTGGTGCTGCTCGCGGTGCCGATGCAACAGCTTCGCGGGTTCCTCGCCGAACACTGCGACGTCCTGGCAGGGCGCACGTTGATCGCCACTTGCAAGGGGATCGACCTGACCACCCACCAGGGTCCGGCGGAAATCATTGCCGAACGCTGCCCCACCGCGACGCCCGCACTTCTGTCCGGGCCCAGTTTTGCCGTCGATGTCGCTGCCGGGCTGCCGACCGCGCTGACCATCGCTGCTGCCGATCCCGAACCGCTGCAACGGCGGCTGAATGGCGGCAACTTGCGGCTCTATCGGTCGACCGATCTTGTCGGCGTGGAGACCGGTGGGGCGATGAAGAACGTCATCGCCATCGCCTGCGGTCTGGCCATTGGGGCCGGGCTTGGCGAAAGCGCGCGGGCCGCTCTCCTGACCCGGGGGTTCGCCGAGATGAACCGCTTCGCGATCTGGCGCGGCGCGGAACCCGACACGCTCGCGGGGCTGTCGGGTTTTGGCGATCTCGCCCTGACGTCGACCTCGGAGAAATCCCGTAACTATGCCTTCGGTCTGGCACTCGGGCGCGGTGAAACCCCCGGAAGTGCCGGCACCGTGGAAGGCCGCGCGACGGCCAGAGCGGTGTCGAACGCCGCCCGCGACGCAGGCATCGAGATGCCGATCACCGATATGGTCGTCGCCGTCATCGACGGAAAACTGTCCATCACCGAGGCGAGCGAGATGCTCCTGGCCCGCCCGCTCAAGGAGGAATGA
- a CDS encoding DUF2853 family protein has translation MGKRDDLIAKYAADLKEKCGMSADMDLLTKVTIGCGPAIYNDDASTVAGSQASELETIKDNFLVKKLGLTDGPQLMDAINAVIETYGTSNRNKYRAVVYYMLVKHFGKEAVYV, from the coding sequence ATGGGAAAACGTGACGATCTGATCGCCAAGTATGCGGCCGATCTGAAGGAAAAATGCGGCATGTCCGCCGATATGGACCTTTTGACGAAGGTCACCATCGGCTGTGGGCCGGCGATCTATAACGATGACGCGTCGACGGTCGCGGGAAGCCAGGCTTCCGAACTCGAAACGATCAAGGACAACTTCCTTGTGAAAAAGCTCGGTCTCACCGACGGGCCGCAGCTCATGGACGCGATCAACGCCGTGATCGAGACCTATGGCACGTCGAACCGCAACAAATACCGGGCGGTCGTCTACTACATGCTCGTGAAGCATTTCGGCAAGGAAGCGGTCTACGTCTGA
- a CDS encoding DUF1761 domain-containing protein, producing the protein MGILSVIVAAVAAWVFGAVWYMLLATPWQRVSGANMNREGKPLGGALPFILSFIAMIVVAGFMRHIFAMSGIDTVGKGLLSGLGVGLFFVSPWIVINNAYPDRPFLLSAIDSGYAVGGCTIMGVVLMLFA; encoded by the coding sequence ATGGGAATTCTGAGTGTGATCGTGGCTGCGGTGGCCGCCTGGGTCTTTGGCGCCGTATGGTACATGCTGCTGGCGACACCCTGGCAACGGGTGTCCGGTGCGAACATGAACAGGGAAGGCAAGCCCCTGGGCGGCGCGCTTCCGTTCATCCTGTCCTTCATCGCCATGATCGTGGTCGCGGGCTTCATGCGCCACATCTTCGCGATGTCCGGCATCGACACGGTGGGCAAGGGTCTGTTGTCCGGGCTTGGCGTCGGGCTGTTCTTCGTCAGCCCCTGGATCGTCATCAACAACGCATACCCGGATCGGCCGTTCCTGCTGTCTGCCATCGACAGCGGCTATGCCGTGGGCGGATGCACGATCATGGGCGTGGTTCTCATGCTCTTCGCATGA
- a CDS encoding uroporphyrinogen-III synthase, whose product MTKAPTLVLTRPAAQSAQVADRVSRLLPAARILTSPVLEIMATGAPVDLSAYRGVILTSQNAAPFLPSLAGVPAYVVGARTAAGCGADVRLIAKDADDLVSRLDAEGPLLHPHGAVTVGDIAKRLSSAGIETHDAVVYDQRALDLSAHTVETLMGDEPAVLPLWSPRSATLVGTQVPALGLSVQVIALSPAVARAWLEATGRDCEVCARPDGDEMFARIVAALSGEVA is encoded by the coding sequence ATGACAAAAGCCCCGACCCTTGTTCTGACGCGGCCCGCAGCGCAGTCCGCTCAGGTCGCGGACCGCGTGTCCCGTCTTCTGCCGGCCGCAAGGATCCTGACGTCGCCGGTCCTCGAGATCATGGCGACGGGAGCGCCTGTCGATCTGAGCGCCTACCGCGGGGTGATCCTGACCTCGCAGAACGCTGCGCCGTTCCTGCCCTCGCTCGCGGGCGTCCCGGCCTATGTCGTGGGGGCCCGGACGGCGGCCGGATGCGGGGCCGATGTGCGTCTGATCGCGAAAGACGCCGATGACCTCGTATCGCGGCTCGATGCCGAGGGACCGCTCCTGCATCCGCATGGTGCGGTAACGGTCGGCGACATCGCGAAACGGCTTAGTTCCGCTGGAATAGAGACGCATGATGCCGTCGTCTACGACCAGCGCGCGCTGGACCTGTCCGCCCACACGGTTGAGACGCTCATGGGTGACGAGCCGGCCGTGCTGCCGCTGTGGTCCCCTCGGTCGGCGACATTGGTCGGAACGCAAGTGCCCGCTCTGGGGTTAAGTGTTCAAGTGATAGCCTTGTCCCCGGCGGTGGCGCGCGCCTGGCTTGAAGCGACCGGCCGCGATTGCGAGGTCTGCGCGCGACCCGATGGGGACGAGATGTTCGCGCGGATTGTCGCGGCGCTGAGCGGGGAGGTTGCTTGA
- a CDS encoding YciI family protein has protein sequence MYALICTDKPGALDIRKANRDAHLAYIADTGVVFQAGPFLNAEGDMSGSLVILNVEDRDAAQNWAENDPYAKAGLFDKVRIEAWKKVVG, from the coding sequence ATGTACGCTCTCATCTGCACCGACAAACCCGGCGCTCTCGACATCCGCAAAGCCAACCGGGACGCCCACCTTGCCTATATCGCCGATACTGGAGTCGTGTTTCAGGCGGGCCCGTTTCTGAACGCGGAAGGTGACATGTCCGGGTCTCTGGTGATCCTGAACGTCGAGGACCGGGACGCGGCGCAGAACTGGGCCGAGAACGACCCCTACGCCAAGGCCGGGCTATTCGACAAGGTCCGCATCGAGGCCTGGAAGAAGGTCGTCGGCTGA
- the tsaD gene encoding tRNA (adenosine(37)-N6)-threonylcarbamoyltransferase complex transferase subunit TsaD, producing MTDTLTILGLESSCDDTAAAIVRATGDEAVILSSVVDGQIDLHADFGGVVPEIAARAHTEKLDLCVDAALEQAGLTLSDIDAIAVTAGPGLIGGVLAGVMLAKGLSAATGKPMIGVNHLAGHALTPRLTEGAGFPYLMLLVSGGHCQFLIAKGADDFERLGGTIDDAPGEAFDKTARLLGLAQPGGPSVEAEAANGDPKRFRLPRPLLDRPDCDMSFSGLKTALLRERDRLIEAQGGITRQDRADLCAGFQSAVADVLAAKTRRALASYLALAPATPMLAVAGGVAANKQVRAALETVCAKAGVTFTAPPLALCTDNAAMIAWAGAELFRLGRQDDLTLAARPRWPLDRGAMPMLGSGKKGAKA from the coding sequence ATGACCGACACCCTGACCATCCTCGGACTGGAAAGCAGCTGCGACGATACCGCCGCCGCGATCGTCCGCGCGACGGGCGACGAGGCCGTGATCCTGTCGTCAGTGGTGGACGGACAGATCGACCTCCATGCGGATTTCGGCGGCGTGGTCCCGGAGATCGCGGCGCGCGCGCATACCGAGAAGCTCGATCTCTGTGTCGATGCCGCGCTGGAGCAGGCCGGTCTGACGCTCTCTGATATCGACGCCATCGCCGTGACGGCCGGGCCCGGCCTGATCGGCGGCGTGCTTGCGGGTGTCATGCTGGCAAAAGGACTGTCGGCCGCGACTGGCAAGCCGATGATCGGCGTGAACCACCTTGCCGGGCATGCCCTGACGCCGCGTCTGACGGAGGGGGCGGGGTTCCCCTACCTCATGCTGCTCGTGTCCGGTGGACATTGTCAGTTCCTGATCGCCAAGGGCGCGGACGACTTCGAGCGCCTTGGCGGCACGATTGACGATGCCCCCGGCGAGGCCTTCGACAAGACGGCGCGGCTCCTTGGGCTTGCTCAACCCGGCGGCCCCTCGGTCGAGGCCGAAGCGGCAAATGGCGATCCCAAGCGGTTCCGGTTGCCCCGCCCGCTTCTGGACCGTCCCGATTGCGACATGAGCTTCTCCGGCCTGAAGACCGCGCTCCTGCGGGAACGTGACCGGCTGATCGAGGCGCAGGGCGGGATCACGCGGCAGGACCGCGCCGATCTTTGCGCGGGCTTCCAATCCGCCGTGGCCGATGTCCTCGCCGCCAAGACGCGCCGCGCCCTCGCATCCTATCTCGCGCTTGCTCCCGCGACACCGATGCTCGCCGTCGCCGGTGGCGTGGCCGCGAACAAGCAGGTTCGCGCCGCGTTAGAGACTGTTTGCGCGAAGGCCGGCGTCACCTTCACGGCACCCCCGCTCGCGCTCTGCACCGACAATGCGGCGATGATCGCCTGGGCCGGCGCCGAGCTGTTCCGGCTTGGACGGCAAGACGACCTGACGCTCGCCGCCCGCCCGCGCTGGCCGCTGGACAGGGGGGCGATGCCGATGCTCGGGTCTGGAAAAAAAGGGGCAAAGGCATGA
- a CDS encoding COG4223 family protein, with product MAKTPKPGRESDDQNSVDEGNGTESKLPDDIEDAEIVEDSAKDTEETAIPEAADTPSGLETVDPTHDDAAGRADGIADGTDTPPTAPWSKAETEDGSVEAERDSEVSPPPPVVVQQKSTGGFAGLVAGGLIAGILGFGAAQYANGGWPFGSDQDPTGDAIAQNAGRIDDLTAQLGQAESAIAALEADTSALDAGEALRGDLEAVQGSVTDLSERLDAMAGRLDALEKMAPGDSAEAAEAAAAAYERELADMRAMLDSELNTIRENQAAAEELQAQAAANAQAASARAALSRIMAALDTGQPFNESLSELTTATGEEAPQALASVASDGVPTLATLQEQFPESARAALDAALRQAVEDGTIGRGEAFFRVQFGTRSLEPKEGDDPDAILSRAEFALHNGRLDEALSEVATLPDAAQPAMAEWVDLAETRRDAIAAGSALADSLNQ from the coding sequence GTGGCGAAAACTCCGAAACCCGGCCGGGAGAGTGACGATCAGAACTCCGTCGACGAGGGGAATGGGACCGAGTCGAAGCTGCCGGACGATATCGAGGACGCCGAGATCGTCGAAGACAGCGCAAAGGATACTGAAGAGACAGCAATTCCCGAGGCGGCTGATACGCCAAGCGGACTGGAAACAGTGGACCCCACCCACGACGACGCCGCTGGTCGTGCCGACGGGATTGCCGACGGCACAGACACGCCGCCTACGGCCCCGTGGTCGAAGGCGGAGACCGAGGATGGTTCCGTCGAAGCCGAGCGAGACTCCGAAGTCAGCCCCCCGCCGCCCGTCGTCGTGCAGCAGAAATCAACGGGTGGTTTCGCCGGGCTCGTCGCGGGTGGGCTTATCGCCGGGATCCTCGGCTTCGGGGCGGCGCAATATGCGAACGGCGGCTGGCCCTTCGGATCGGATCAGGACCCGACCGGCGACGCCATCGCGCAGAACGCGGGGCGGATCGACGACCTGACGGCCCAGCTTGGGCAGGCGGAAAGCGCCATCGCGGCGCTGGAGGCGGACACCAGCGCGTTGGACGCGGGAGAGGCGCTGCGGGGCGACCTAGAGGCTGTGCAGGGCAGTGTGACCGATCTGTCCGAGCGTCTCGATGCCATGGCCGGACGGCTCGACGCGCTCGAGAAGATGGCGCCGGGCGACAGTGCGGAGGCTGCCGAGGCGGCTGCCGCAGCTTATGAGCGCGAGTTGGCCGACATGCGGGCAATGCTCGATAGCGAACTGAACACGATCCGGGAAAATCAGGCGGCGGCCGAAGAGCTCCAAGCGCAGGCCGCGGCCAATGCACAGGCCGCTTCGGCCCGTGCGGCATTGTCGCGTATCATGGCGGCGCTGGACACAGGCCAGCCCTTTAACGAGTCCCTGTCCGAACTGACGACGGCAACCGGTGAAGAAGCGCCACAGGCCTTGGCTTCTGTCGCGAGTGACGGCGTCCCGACGCTTGCAACGCTTCAGGAGCAGTTCCCGGAAAGCGCCCGTGCCGCGCTGGATGCCGCGCTGCGTCAAGCGGTGGAGGACGGAACGATCGGTCGCGGCGAAGCGTTCTTCCGGGTGCAGTTCGGAACCAGATCGCTCGAGCCGAAAGAAGGCGATGACCCTGACGCGATCCTGTCGCGTGCGGAGTTCGCTCTGCACAACGGACGGTTGGACGAAGCCCTTTCCGAAGTCGCCACGCTTCCCGATGCCGCGCAACCCGCCATGGCGGAGTGGGTGGACCTAGCGGAAACCCGTCGGGATGCCATCGCGGCCGGGTCCGCGCTGGCCGACAGTCTCAATCAATAG
- a CDS encoding EVE domain-containing protein, which produces MRYWLFKSEPNTWGWDHQVAKGDEGQEWDGVRNYQARNFMREMAAGDQGFFYHSVDEKRVVGIVEVCAESHPDSTTDDERWDCVDVRALRPLASPVTLDTIKSDPRLAEMVLVKNSRLSVQPVTEDEWNVVLELAGEKI; this is translated from the coding sequence ATGCGCTACTGGCTGTTCAAATCCGAGCCCAACACATGGGGTTGGGACCATCAGGTCGCCAAGGGCGACGAGGGCCAGGAATGGGACGGCGTCCGCAATTACCAGGCGCGGAATTTCATGCGCGAGATGGCCGCCGGCGATCAGGGTTTCTTCTACCATTCGGTGGACGAGAAACGGGTTGTGGGCATCGTCGAGGTCTGTGCCGAAAGCCACCCTGACAGCACAACAGACGATGAGCGCTGGGACTGCGTCGATGTCCGCGCACTGCGACCCTTGGCGTCGCCCGTTACGCTGGACACGATCAAGTCGGACCCTCGGCTCGCCGAGATGGTGCTGGTCAAGAACTCCCGCCTGTCCGTGCAGCCGGTGACCGAGGACGAATGGAACGTCGTCCTCGAGCTCGCCGGTGAAAAGATATAG